From Neobacillus sp. PS2-9, the proteins below share one genomic window:
- the recJ gene encoding single-stranded-DNA-specific exonuclease RecJ, producing MLKSKTRWIVRKSDNHLVKQLENELKITPLVASLLVNRGLDTVESARYFLFGKEEFHDPFLLKGMDIAVNRIRGAIEKQEPILIFGDYDADGVSSTSVLMMTLRDLGANVQFYIPNRFTEGYGPNERAFRHAAESGINLIITVDTGISAVHEASIAKELGMDLIITDHHEPGPVLPEALAIIHPKLPDSIYPFRELAGVGVAFKLAHALYGEVPEHLFEIAVIGTIADLVSLTEENRLIAKKGLEKLKVTQNVGLKAIFKLAGVDPTAINEETIGFTLAPRINAVGRLEDADMAVQLILTDDPEEAHQLAVEMDALNKTRQTIVNEITAEAIEIVEKNYPVDSNKVLVIGKEGWNAGVVGIVASRLVDKYYRPTIILCFDSEKGIAKGSARSIEGFDLFKNLSTCRDILPHFGGHPMAAGMTLNLDNVADLRERLNSLAEDQLTDEHLIPVTYLDEEVRLEDVHLSSLDEMNLLSPFGMDNPKPKVLINNVDIASMRKIGSEQNHLKVLVNEDGSNLDGIGFGLGALVDQISPASKISLIGELSINEWNNIRKPQIFIHDLAVESWQLFDYRGQKRINHIAQTVPSENRKLIVFNKEHLDKINASFLPDTTFIQTKEEAEAFDGHHANIVLVDFPPSMEILSDLFKGKQPARIYAYFYKESSDFFSTVPTRDHFKWFYAYLLKKGPLDLNRHGDVIAKHRGWSQETIIFMSKVFSELDFVTINNGFITLNNQTQKRELTDSRTYQIKQKQYALEKDLLFSSFQELKNWFDQMIHESVETEEAIKEWI from the coding sequence ATGTTAAAGTCGAAAACAAGATGGATTGTTCGCAAATCTGATAACCATCTAGTTAAACAACTGGAAAATGAATTAAAGATAACACCTCTAGTTGCGTCACTACTTGTCAATCGTGGTTTAGATACCGTAGAATCTGCACGGTATTTTTTATTTGGTAAGGAAGAATTTCATGATCCTTTTCTCTTAAAAGGAATGGATATCGCGGTTAATAGAATTCGTGGTGCGATTGAAAAACAAGAACCTATTCTCATTTTCGGCGACTATGACGCGGATGGTGTAAGCAGCACCTCGGTGTTAATGATGACACTGCGTGACCTTGGTGCAAATGTACAATTTTATATCCCGAATCGTTTTACAGAGGGATATGGACCGAATGAACGTGCATTCCGTCATGCTGCGGAATCTGGAATAAACTTAATTATAACTGTGGATACAGGAATATCAGCTGTGCATGAAGCGTCGATAGCAAAAGAGCTTGGTATGGACCTTATTATTACGGATCACCATGAGCCGGGTCCTGTTCTACCAGAAGCCCTTGCAATCATTCATCCGAAGCTGCCTGATAGCATTTATCCTTTCCGGGAACTGGCCGGGGTAGGGGTTGCATTTAAACTTGCCCATGCATTGTATGGTGAAGTGCCGGAGCATTTATTTGAAATTGCCGTCATCGGTACGATTGCCGACTTAGTATCCTTAACGGAGGAAAACCGCCTCATTGCAAAAAAGGGCTTAGAAAAGCTGAAAGTAACGCAAAATGTTGGACTTAAAGCTATTTTTAAATTAGCTGGAGTAGACCCTACAGCTATTAATGAGGAAACGATAGGTTTTACACTCGCCCCAAGGATTAATGCAGTTGGGAGATTAGAAGATGCAGATATGGCAGTTCAACTGATTCTGACAGATGATCCTGAAGAAGCGCACCAGCTAGCGGTAGAAATGGATGCGTTGAACAAGACAAGGCAAACCATCGTAAATGAAATCACTGCTGAAGCGATTGAAATCGTTGAAAAAAATTACCCGGTTGACAGCAATAAAGTCCTTGTCATTGGGAAGGAAGGCTGGAATGCAGGAGTAGTAGGAATTGTTGCATCCAGACTGGTTGATAAGTATTATCGTCCAACCATTATTTTATGCTTTGACTCAGAAAAGGGCATTGCAAAAGGTTCAGCCCGAAGTATAGAGGGTTTTGACCTTTTTAAAAATTTATCGACATGTAGAGATATTCTGCCTCATTTTGGCGGACATCCAATGGCTGCTGGAATGACTTTAAATCTCGATAATGTAGCAGACCTTCGAGAGCGGCTTAATAGCCTTGCAGAAGACCAGCTAACGGATGAGCACCTTATCCCGGTCACCTATCTAGACGAAGAAGTTCGTCTTGAAGATGTTCATCTATCTTCATTAGATGAAATGAACTTACTTTCTCCTTTTGGTATGGACAACCCCAAACCAAAAGTTTTAATAAATAATGTTGATATTGCCAGTATGAGAAAAATTGGTAGTGAGCAAAATCATCTTAAGGTTTTGGTAAATGAGGATGGTTCCAATCTAGATGGGATTGGCTTTGGACTAGGAGCTTTAGTAGATCAAATCTCTCCTGCCTCGAAAATTTCATTAATTGGAGAATTATCTATTAATGAATGGAACAATATACGTAAACCACAAATCTTTATCCACGATCTCGCAGTTGAATCGTGGCAGTTATTTGACTATCGCGGGCAAAAGCGAATCAACCATATCGCCCAAACGGTACCTTCCGAAAACAGAAAGCTTATTGTGTTCAATAAGGAGCATCTTGATAAAATAAACGCAAGCTTCCTGCCGGACACCACCTTCATTCAAACAAAAGAAGAAGCAGAGGCCTTTGACGGACATCATGCAAATATCGTCCTGGTGGACTTCCCACCATCAATGGAAATCCTATCTGATTTGTTTAAAGGGAAACAACCAGCAAGGATTTATGCCTATTTTTATAAAGAATCCAGTGATTTTTTCAGTACTGTACCGACTCGTGATCACTTTAAATGGTTCTATGCATATTTGTTAAAAAAGGGACCATTAGACCTTAATCGTCACGGAGATGTCATTGCCAAGCACCGCGGCTGGTCGCAGGAAACAATTATCTTTATGTCAAAGGTGTTTTCTGAACTGGATTTTGTTACAATAAACAATGGATTTATCACTTTGAATAATCAAACGCAGAAGCGTGAATTAACTGACTCAAGAACTTATCAAATCAAACAGAAACAGTACGCTCTTGAAAAGGATTTACTGTTTTCATCCTTCCAGGAATTAAAAAACTGGTTCGATCAAATGATTCATGAGTCAGTTGAGACTGAGGAGGCAATTAAAGAATGGATTTAA
- a CDS encoding SH3 domain-containing protein yields MVKKFSFLLLSIILIFGAFLPQGKSSAATGTVTVSSDSVNIRGGPGLSYPLVKVAKRGEKYSIVKEKGDWIEVEVSFGSTGWVVNWLVTKENMPKPSSTTTSSGSKGMIAKANTDQLRIRSGPGTSFRIVGFLNRGQEVSILDQNENWYKVSSSFGEGWVTRDFLVLKTEPADQPKATSKQTSTGIVNADTLNIRKESSATGTVIGKLTKGTIVSIYSKEKNWLEIGFANLKGWVSAEFIDTDGKAGKDTSKNEPIGMNGTVTANSLSVRSGSSLNAVIIGTVTGGQSFPILEENNNWAKIEYKSGKFGWVAGWYLEKSKASTQSGQAVKDRNVTILHNGTNIRASANVQADVIERANEGTNYPVQNVVNDWYEVKLKNGKTGFVAGWIVSINNSKTQIEKSGGEGYLKNKTIVLDPGHGGGDNGTTGASGTLEKELTLRTARLLYDKLRAAGADVYLTRNSDSFIPLPSRVSTAQSYNADAFISLHYDSNLDRSVRGMTGYYYHNYQKSLADTLYASTVAQTKLKDRGVRFGDFHVVRENNQKAVLMELGYLSNPEEEMTVKSGVFQENAASGLFNGLARFFKGN; encoded by the coding sequence ATGGTTAAGAAATTTAGTTTCCTGTTATTATCTATCATTCTTATTTTCGGAGCCTTCCTACCACAAGGAAAAAGTAGTGCTGCAACCGGGACGGTAACCGTTTCTTCTGATTCGGTGAATATACGGGGTGGCCCTGGATTAAGCTATCCTCTTGTAAAAGTTGCCAAGCGAGGCGAGAAATATTCAATTGTAAAAGAAAAAGGCGATTGGATTGAAGTTGAGGTGTCTTTTGGTAGTACAGGCTGGGTCGTTAATTGGCTGGTTACTAAGGAAAACATGCCAAAACCATCTAGTACTACTACATCCAGTGGTTCAAAAGGAATGATTGCAAAGGCTAACACCGATCAATTAAGAATTCGTTCAGGTCCTGGGACAAGCTTCCGTATTGTCGGTTTCTTAAATAGAGGGCAAGAAGTAAGCATACTGGACCAAAATGAAAACTGGTACAAAGTTTCCTCCTCATTTGGCGAAGGTTGGGTTACAAGGGATTTTTTAGTCTTAAAAACCGAACCTGCAGATCAACCTAAAGCTACTAGTAAACAAACAAGTACTGGAATAGTAAATGCGGACACACTTAATATCCGAAAAGAATCGTCTGCAACTGGAACTGTTATTGGAAAGCTAACAAAAGGAACGATTGTATCCATTTATTCTAAAGAAAAGAATTGGCTTGAAATTGGATTCGCCAATTTAAAAGGTTGGGTAAGTGCAGAATTTATTGATACTGATGGAAAAGCAGGGAAAGATACATCTAAGAACGAACCAATCGGTATGAATGGTACAGTCACTGCCAACAGTTTAAGTGTCCGCTCAGGATCATCCTTAAATGCAGTCATTATTGGAACTGTAACGGGGGGACAAAGCTTTCCGATTTTAGAAGAGAATAACAATTGGGCAAAAATAGAATATAAATCTGGCAAATTCGGTTGGGTTGCCGGGTGGTACCTTGAGAAATCTAAAGCATCCACCCAATCTGGACAAGCTGTCAAAGATCGTAACGTTACCATCTTACATAATGGAACAAATATCAGAGCATCAGCCAATGTACAAGCCGATGTAATCGAACGGGCAAATGAAGGTACTAACTATCCTGTTCAAAACGTTGTGAATGATTGGTATGAAGTTAAATTGAAGAATGGCAAAACGGGATTTGTAGCAGGTTGGATTGTTTCTATCAACAATTCCAAGACACAGATTGAGAAATCGGGTGGAGAAGGTTACCTTAAAAATAAAACAATCGTTTTAGACCCTGGGCATGGCGGCGGTGATAACGGCACTACAGGAGCAAGCGGCACTCTTGAGAAGGAACTGACACTTCGTACGGCTCGATTGTTGTATGATAAATTAAGAGCTGCAGGTGCAGATGTCTACTTAACCAGGAATAGTGATTCCTTTATTCCTCTTCCCTCGCGTGTAAGTACGGCCCAATCCTACAATGCCGATGCATTTATCAGCCTGCATTACGACAGTAATTTAGATCGAAGTGTTCGTGGAATGACTGGCTATTATTATCATAACTATCAAAAATCACTTGCTGATACTCTTTATGCGTCCACTGTGGCACAAACAAAACTAAAAGATCGTGGAGTACGATTTGGTGATTTCCATGTTGTTCGAGAGAATAATCAGAAAGCTGTGTTAATGGAGCTTGGATATTTAAGTAATCCTGAGGAAGAAATGACTGTGAAATCAGGTGTATTCCAAGAAAATGCTGCATCAGGTTTATTTAATGGCCTGGCTAGGTTTTTCAAAGGAAATTAG
- a CDS encoding bifunctional (p)ppGpp synthetase/guanosine-3',5'-bis(diphosphate) 3'-pyrophosphohydrolase encodes MANDQVLTADQVIDKTRNYLNEEHVALVRKAYEFAKHAHREQYRKSGEPYIIHPIQVAGILADLEMDPATVAAGFLHDVVEDTTVSLKDIEVAFNGEVAMLVDGVTKLGKIKYKSHEEQQAENHRKMFVAMAQDIRVILIKLADRLHNMRTLKHLPLEKQRRISNETLEIFAPLAHRLGISKIKWELEDTALRYLNPQQYYRIVNLMKKKRAEREQYLEDVIDEVKNRMGEVSIKAELSGRPKHIYSIYRKMALQNKQFSEIYDLLAVRIVVNSIKDCYAVLGIIHTCWKPMPGRFKDYIAMPKPNMYQSLHTTVIGPKGDPLEVQIRTYEMHRIAEFGVAAHWAYKEGKAISDSSTFEQKLTWFREILEFQNDTANAEEFMESLKIDLFSDMVFVFTPKGDVIELPSGSVPIDFAYRIHSEIGNKTIGAKVNGKMVTLDYRLKTGDIIEILTSKHSYGPSQDWLKLAQTSQAKNKIRAFFKKQRRDENVDKGKELVEKEIRNMEFDIKEILTPDNLKKVVEKFNFSNEEDMYAAVGYNGVTALQVANRLTEKWRKKRDKEQSANIANAITDLKAFPSTKKRESGVRVQGIDNLLIRLSRCCNPVPGDEIVGFITKGRGVSVHRSDCTNIDSNDAQSRLIPVEWESSLNDRKEYNVDIEISGYDRRGLLNEVLQAVNETKTNISAVTGKSDRNKMATISMSIAIHNVSHLQKVVDRIKQIPDIYSVRRIMN; translated from the coding sequence ATGGCGAATGATCAAGTGTTAACAGCCGACCAAGTCATCGACAAGACCCGCAACTATTTAAATGAGGAGCATGTTGCGTTAGTTAGGAAGGCGTATGAATTCGCCAAACATGCTCACCGTGAACAATATAGAAAATCAGGGGAACCGTACATTATTCATCCCATACAGGTAGCTGGAATATTAGCTGACCTGGAGATGGATCCTGCAACGGTAGCAGCGGGTTTTCTTCATGATGTTGTTGAAGATACAACTGTGTCCTTAAAGGATATAGAAGTAGCTTTCAACGGCGAAGTGGCGATGCTTGTCGACGGTGTAACAAAATTAGGGAAAATTAAATATAAATCGCACGAGGAACAGCAGGCCGAAAACCACCGGAAAATGTTTGTTGCTATGGCTCAAGACATCCGTGTCATTTTGATTAAGCTGGCTGATCGTCTGCATAATATGCGGACACTAAAGCATCTTCCGCTGGAAAAACAACGTCGGATTTCAAATGAGACACTTGAAATTTTTGCACCTTTAGCACATCGTCTTGGTATTTCTAAGATTAAGTGGGAGTTGGAGGATACCGCATTACGATATTTAAATCCACAGCAATATTATCGGATTGTTAACTTAATGAAAAAGAAACGTGCGGAACGAGAGCAATATTTAGAAGATGTTATCGATGAAGTAAAAAACCGAATGGGTGAAGTCTCCATTAAAGCAGAGTTGTCAGGCCGGCCAAAGCATATTTACAGCATTTATCGTAAAATGGCTTTGCAAAATAAGCAATTCAGCGAAATCTATGATTTACTTGCCGTTCGAATCGTAGTTAATAGCATTAAGGATTGTTATGCGGTCTTAGGAATCATTCACACGTGCTGGAAGCCTATGCCAGGTCGATTTAAAGATTATATTGCGATGCCAAAGCCAAATATGTATCAATCCTTGCATACTACGGTAATTGGACCAAAGGGTGATCCGCTTGAAGTCCAAATCAGAACATATGAGATGCACCGTATTGCCGAGTTCGGGGTTGCGGCCCACTGGGCTTATAAAGAAGGAAAAGCGATTAGTGATAGCTCCACTTTTGAGCAAAAGTTAACATGGTTTAGGGAAATTCTTGAGTTCCAGAACGATACGGCTAATGCTGAAGAGTTTATGGAATCGTTAAAGATTGACTTGTTCTCAGATATGGTTTTTGTGTTTACGCCAAAAGGTGATGTCATTGAATTGCCTTCAGGCTCTGTTCCGATTGATTTTGCCTATCGGATACACTCTGAGATTGGGAATAAAACGATTGGGGCAAAAGTAAACGGCAAGATGGTTACCTTAGACTACCGTCTAAAAACAGGTGATATCATTGAAATTCTTACCTCCAAACATTCCTATGGACCAAGTCAGGATTGGTTGAAGCTTGCGCAAACCTCTCAAGCGAAAAATAAGATTCGCGCTTTCTTTAAGAAACAGCGCCGCGATGAAAATGTCGACAAGGGTAAAGAGCTTGTCGAAAAGGAAATCCGTAACATGGAGTTTGATATTAAGGAAATTTTAACTCCGGATAACCTGAAAAAAGTCGTAGAGAAGTTTAATTTTTCAAATGAAGAGGATATGTATGCAGCAGTGGGTTATAACGGTGTCACTGCTTTACAAGTGGCAAACCGTTTAACTGAGAAATGGCGTAAAAAGCGTGACAAGGAACAGTCGGCGAACATTGCCAACGCGATTACGGATTTAAAAGCTTTTCCTTCAACAAAAAAACGCGAATCAGGCGTTCGAGTACAAGGAATTGATAATTTATTAATCCGTTTGTCCAGATGCTGTAATCCAGTACCTGGCGATGAAATTGTTGGCTTTATTACAAAAGGGCGTGGTGTTTCTGTCCACCGCTCTGATTGTACGAATATAGATTCCAATGATGCCCAGTCTAGATTAATTCCGGTAGAGTGGGAATCATCCTTGAATGACCGGAAGGAATATAATGTAGACATTGAAATTAGCGGGTATGATCGTAGAGGTCTACTGAACGAAGTCCTACAAGCTGTTAATGAGACAAAAACAAATATCTCAGCAGTAACAGGCAAATCTGACCGCAATAAAATGGCTACCATTAGTATGTCTATTGCGATTCACAATGTCAGCCATCTGCAAAAGGTAGTCGACCGAATTAAGCAAATCCCAGATATTTATTCGGTTCGCCGAATTATGAATTAA
- the hisS gene encoding histidine--tRNA ligase — translation MSISIPRGTQDILPGEVEKWQLIEAKARELCEKYQYQEIRTPIFEHTDLFSRGVGDSTDIVQKEMYTFEDRGKRSITLRPEGTAAVVRSFVEKKMFGYANQPVKLYYMGPMFRYERPQAGRFRQFVQFGVEALGSNDPAIDAEVISLAMNLYKEMGLKQLKLIINSLGDKESRTAHREALVNHFKPRIGEFCHDCQNRLEKNPLRILDCKQDRDHELMKTAPSILEYLNDYSKSYFEKLQQYLTQLDIPFEVDANLVRGLDYYNHTAFEIMSNAEGFGAITTLCGGGRYNGLAEEIGGPETPGIGFALSIERFIAALQAEGIELEVNQGIDCFLAALGDEAKDYTVGLLQQLRIAGFSAERDYLNRKIKAQFKAADRLQAKFVAILGDEELKNNKINVKNMATGEQVELDLHSFVAQFKELQA, via the coding sequence ATGTCTATAAGCATCCCTAGAGGAACACAGGATATTTTGCCTGGTGAAGTAGAGAAGTGGCAGCTAATTGAAGCGAAGGCAAGAGAACTTTGTGAAAAATATCAATATCAAGAGATTCGTACACCGATCTTTGAACATACTGACCTTTTTTCAAGAGGAGTGGGCGATAGTACGGATATCGTTCAGAAAGAAATGTACACATTTGAAGATCGTGGAAAACGCAGCATCACACTAAGACCAGAAGGAACTGCAGCAGTCGTTCGGTCCTTTGTTGAAAAAAAGATGTTTGGCTATGCCAACCAGCCAGTCAAACTCTACTATATGGGACCGATGTTCCGATATGAACGTCCACAGGCCGGTCGATTCCGTCAATTTGTTCAATTTGGAGTGGAAGCATTAGGCAGTAACGACCCTGCCATTGATGCAGAAGTCATCTCCTTAGCGATGAACTTGTATAAAGAAATGGGCTTAAAACAGCTGAAATTGATCATTAACAGCCTTGGTGACAAGGAGAGCCGAACGGCCCATCGTGAAGCGTTAGTAAACCACTTTAAACCACGAATCGGTGAGTTTTGCCATGACTGTCAAAACCGTCTTGAGAAGAATCCATTAAGAATTCTTGATTGTAAACAGGACCGTGATCACGAACTAATGAAAACGGCGCCTTCCATTTTGGAATATCTCAATGATTATTCAAAGTCTTATTTTGAAAAATTACAGCAGTATTTAACACAGCTTGATATTCCATTTGAAGTCGATGCCAATCTAGTTAGAGGTCTTGATTATTATAATCACACGGCGTTTGAGATTATGAGCAATGCCGAGGGATTTGGGGCCATTACTACCTTATGTGGGGGCGGCCGCTACAATGGACTTGCTGAAGAAATTGGTGGACCTGAAACGCCAGGAATTGGATTCGCCTTAAGTATTGAACGGTTTATCGCTGCACTTCAGGCTGAAGGAATTGAACTAGAAGTGAATCAGGGAATCGATTGTTTCCTAGCTGCACTAGGTGATGAAGCTAAAGATTATACAGTAGGACTTCTACAGCAGCTTAGAATAGCTGGTTTTTCTGCAGAGAGAGATTATCTAAACCGTAAAATCAAAGCGCAATTTAAGGCGGCTGACCGTCTCCAAGCAAAGTTTGTTGCTATTCTCGGGGATGAGGAATTAAAAAACAATAAAATCAATGTGAAAAACATGGCGACAGGTGAACAGGTTGAACTAGACTTACATTCTTTCGTTGCACAATTTAAGGAATTGCAAGCTTAA
- the dtd gene encoding D-aminoacyl-tRNA deacylase, with amino-acid sequence MRVVVQRSKAAKVTVEGKVTGQITKGLVLLVGVTHDDKQEDAAYLADKIANLRIFEDADEKMNYSLLDVGGEILSVSQFTLYGDCRKGRRPNFMDAAKPEQAVELYEAFNNLLREKGIHVETGVFGAMMDVELINDGPVTLIVESKA; translated from the coding sequence ATGAGAGTAGTTGTTCAACGGAGCAAAGCGGCCAAGGTCACCGTTGAAGGAAAAGTGACGGGGCAAATCACCAAAGGGCTGGTTCTGCTAGTAGGTGTTACACACGACGACAAGCAAGAGGATGCTGCCTACTTAGCTGACAAAATTGCAAACCTTAGAATTTTTGAAGATGCAGATGAAAAGATGAATTATTCTTTATTAGATGTTGGGGGAGAGATTCTATCTGTTTCGCAATTTACCTTATATGGAGATTGCCGAAAGGGTAGAAGACCTAACTTTATGGATGCTGCAAAACCAGAGCAGGCAGTTGAGCTTTACGAAGCGTTTAACAACCTGCTCCGTGAAAAAGGCATCCATGTGGAGACGGGTGTTTTTGGTGCCATGATGGATGTAGAATTAATTAATGATGGTCCAGTAACATTGATCGTTGAAAGTAAAGCATAA
- a CDS encoding adenine phosphoribosyltransferase, with product MDLKEFITIVPDWPKPGIKFKDITPLMNNGDAYRYATDQIVEYAKDRQIDLIVGPEARGFIIGCPVAYSLGLGFAPVRKEGKLPRETIKVSYGLEYGKDVLTIHQDAIKPGQRVLITDDLLATGGTIEATIQLVEQLGGVVAGIAFLVELSYLDGRKKLDGYDILTLMHY from the coding sequence ATGGATTTAAAGGAATTTATTACAATTGTGCCTGATTGGCCTAAGCCAGGAATTAAATTTAAAGACATTACCCCTTTAATGAATAATGGTGATGCATATAGATATGCAACAGACCAAATCGTTGAATATGCAAAAGATAGGCAAATCGACTTGATTGTAGGACCTGAAGCTCGTGGATTCATTATCGGTTGTCCTGTGGCTTATTCACTTGGTTTGGGGTTTGCCCCTGTTCGTAAAGAGGGTAAATTACCTAGAGAAACAATAAAAGTAAGCTATGGCCTTGAATATGGTAAAGATGTTCTAACAATCCATCAAGACGCTATTAAACCTGGTCAGCGTGTACTAATCACAGATGATTTGTTAGCGACAGGCGGCACGATTGAAGCAACCATCCAATTAGTGGAACAGCTTGGTGGAGTTGTTGCTGGTATCGCTTTCTTAGTTGAGTTAAGTTACTTAGATGGACGTAAAAAACTCGACGGTTATGATATATTAACATTAATGCACTATTAA